Sequence from the Actinocatenispora sera genome:
TCGTACTTCGCCTCCAGCTTCGGACTCTCCGAGTTCGCTACGTCCTCCGCTATCCTGGCCGCCAGCTCAGCATAGTTACCTTCCTCGTATGCCGCGTTTGCACTGGACCAGTAATCAATCGTCGATCCACGCTTGCTCATCAATTCGTGTACCGCTCGACCGAAAGCAACCGCGCCCTGGACCGGCGCGGAGATGGATGTGCTCGCGTAGGCTTGAAGGTCTGTTTTCCCACCCTCGCGCTTGAGGGCAGTCAGCTGTTCTTTCCCCCGTGCAGGGTCTTTTTTTATCCTATTCTTTATGCCCTCAGCCAGCTTTCCCAGTTTCTTCTCGTAGTAGTCTCCAATGAATTTCTTCACTTCATCATCAACGAGGAGTTTGACCGCGTCAGTGTGTTTCCTGGTCATTTTTCCTGAGCCAAATACTGCCTGCGTCCTCGCTTTAACCTCCGCTTGGGTGGCAGCCCTGTTCTTCCCCTTCTCAACGCCATCGGCACCTAACGCCCTCCAGACGCGCGTCCACGATACAAAGCCGCCAGCGTAGCTACGCGACGCGACTGTCTTCCAGTCGAACTTCCATGTGCGCTGCTCCTGAATGTCCTTGACACTGGAAATTTCATCCGTCTGGATTACCATGGACTGCTTCTGGTTCCCATTGAAGGTCTCCTCCAGCTTGTCAACACCTTCCATCATTTTCTTTGGGAGGTCACCTATCTGTTCCTTGGCCAGGTTTCCGAACTCCATCGAATTCCTCCCGATCATTTTCTCAATGCCGATCAGCGCCTGTGCGTCAGCCCTGCGGCTGTTCGTCGTCGTCCATCTGCTCTTCCAGCTGTTTCGCCAGCGCGTTCATCTCTGCAACTAGCGCCAGCACCTCTTTGTCCTCAGATCTCGCATCTGGTTGCCCTTCAGGACTGCTCATTGGCACTTCCTCCCGTTCAATAGGCGTTTTCGGACAATCTGTGAGGAATGGCTACCTCGGCATTTCCGGCGATACCACCAGGTCCCTTTCGAAGAGTTCCTGATTCTTCGACCCAGCATCCCCTTCAGCGTCCTTGAAATACTCGTCGAGTTCCGCCGCCGTTTGTTCTTTCAGCTGCGACTCAATCTTTACCAACGCATGGTCCATGACCTGATCAAGCTCAAGGTCGCTGTCATCAAGTTCAATGCCGTCGAGTTCAACCCGTTCCGTCATGTCAGCGGCTGGACCGGGAGTCTCCTCCAGAGCGGAAGTCACAGAACTACCCGGCTCCTGTGCGGGCAGGCCCACCTTTTTCGACGCGCCGTCAGACACCGGCTCAGCTGCCGAACCGAGCCCCGCCGTGGAGTCGGTCTTCGGATCTGCGGATCTGCGGTACTGGCGGACCAGGTCGGGGTGTTCGTCGAGGTACTTCTCGACGAGGGGCAGCAGCTCGAACTTCACCCTGTTGCGAGTGACCTGACTGGTCATGATCTCCTCCGGGAGTGATCGTTGTTGCGGTCCGCGGCGGGGGGACCGCCGGCGGACGCGGGCAGGGCAACACCGGTGCGCCGAGGTTCGCCCGACCAGGTCTGCGGCTCCACGCCGTCCGCCACTCGGTAGCGGGGCCGTGGTCGGCCGCGCAGATCAGCCGGCACAAGGCCGTACACCGCGACATCGACCCGGCCGGCCGGCACCGAACCGGCGTTGCGCAGCACGCCCTCGGCGGTGAAGCCACAGGCCTCGGCCACTGCCCGCGGCGCCCGGTTGCCGACCGCAGCCGAGATCTGCACCCGGTTGAAGCGCACGACCGTCAGGACCCAGTGGCTCATCGCCAGCAGGGCCTCCTTCGCGAACCCCTGCCGTAGTGACCATTCCGCCTCTGTGGCCGAGACCTCGGTGCTGCGCTCGCGCCAGTCGGTGTGATGGAAGCCGGTGACTCCGATCAGCCGGCCGCTAGCCCGGTGCTCTGCCGCCCAGCAGATTCCGTCTCCATCCAGCCGGATCTGCCGGGCGGTTCGGGCACACCAGGCAGTCGCGTCGCTTCGCGTGTAGGGCTGGGCGGCGACCGACCAGCGGCGTACCAGGTCATGATCGAAGATCGCCTGGTGAGCATCCACATCGTCCTCGGTGTACGGGCGGAGGAACACCCGCTCGGTGATGAGGGCGACGTCGGGGAACCTCCGGACAGCCGGGTGCCGGCCGGACACGATCGGTGCGTGGAGAGCGTCGACCTCGTTGCTCATGGCGTCCGTCCTCGGCTCAGGCGGCGCGGGCCGCGAGTCGTTCCTCG
This genomic interval carries:
- a CDS encoding GNAT family N-acetyltransferase; its protein translation is MSNEVDALHAPIVSGRHPAVRRFPDVALITERVFLRPYTEDDVDAHQAIFDHDLVRRWSVAAQPYTRSDATAWCARTARQIRLDGDGICWAAEHRASGRLIGVTGFHHTDWRERSTEVSATEAEWSLRQGFAKEALLAMSHWVLTVVRFNRVQISAAVGNRAPRAVAEACGFTAEGVLRNAGSVPAGRVDVAVYGLVPADLRGRPRPRYRVADGVEPQTWSGEPRRTGVALPASAGGPPAADRNNDHSRRRS